The following are encoded in a window of Amycolatopsis lexingtonensis genomic DNA:
- a CDS encoding nitrilase-related carbon-nitrogen hydrolase — translation MIKAAVDHIATAASQGAQVVCLQELFYGPYFCQVQDTDYYSYTEGIPDGPTTKLMQEVAERHGVVLVVPMYEVEQPGVYYNTAAVIDADGTYLGKHRKNHIPQVKGFWEKFYFRPGNLGYPVFDTAVGRIGVYICYERHFPEGWRALGLAGAKIVFNPSATSRGLSQYLWRLEQPAAAVANEYFVGAINRVGKEPLGDNDFYGQTYFADPRGQLIGDAASDTEDEVVVRDLDMAQLDEVRDLWAFYRDRRPDTYGPLTEA, via the coding sequence ATGATCAAGGCGGCGGTCGACCACATCGCCACCGCCGCCTCGCAGGGCGCCCAGGTCGTCTGCCTCCAGGAACTGTTCTACGGGCCGTACTTCTGCCAGGTGCAGGACACCGACTACTACTCCTACACCGAGGGCATCCCGGACGGCCCGACGACCAAGCTCATGCAGGAGGTGGCCGAGCGCCACGGCGTGGTGCTGGTCGTGCCGATGTACGAGGTCGAGCAGCCGGGCGTGTACTACAACACCGCCGCGGTGATCGACGCCGACGGCACGTACCTCGGCAAGCACCGCAAGAACCACATCCCGCAGGTCAAGGGCTTCTGGGAGAAGTTCTACTTCCGGCCCGGGAACCTGGGCTACCCGGTGTTCGACACCGCCGTGGGCCGCATCGGCGTCTACATCTGCTACGAGCGGCACTTCCCGGAGGGCTGGCGCGCGCTGGGCCTGGCCGGGGCGAAGATCGTGTTCAACCCGTCGGCGACCAGCCGCGGGCTGTCGCAGTACCTGTGGCGGCTCGAGCAGCCGGCGGCCGCGGTGGCGAACGAGTACTTCGTCGGCGCGATCAACCGCGTCGGCAAGGAACCGCTGGGCGACAACGACTTCTACGGCCAGACGTACTTCGCCGACCCGCGCGGGCAGCTGATCGGCGACGCCGCGTCGGACACCGAAGACGAGGTCGTCGTGCGCGACCTCGACATGGCGCAGCTCGACGAGGTCCGGGACCTGTGGGCGTTCTACCGCGACCGCCGCCCGGACACCTACGGCCCCCTCACGGAGGCCTGA
- a CDS encoding NCS1 family nucleobase:cation symporter-1 — MAPTPADQRVHDDGRVELDPADVGSLEGSRFFNEELAPVPVDKRTWTTYNYFALWMGMAHNIPSYALAASLIALGMNWVQALITITIGNLIVLVPMLLNSHAGTKYGIPFPVFARAFYGLRGANLAALLRAFIACGWFGIQTWVGGEAIYVILGRLLGSWWRDSSVIAGQHWTLWLSFVVFWIGQMLIIWRGMEAVRRFENWTAPLVSVGFLIMLGYVLVKAGGLGPILSDGGKLGWGPDFWKVFAPSLMAMIAFWSTLSLNMPDFTRFGGSQRKQVRGQILGLPTTMTFIAIVAILTTSGGHVLYGEDIWDPAQLADKFSSPVVVVVALVALVLATISANLAANVVSPSYDFSNAFPKKITFAVGGGITGVIGILIQPWRLYSDPNIYIFAWLGFYGGLLGAVAGVLVAGYWVIARTKLKLKDLYTPDGVYWFSGGWNWRALVATLVGAVLAVGGAYGGPFPDAGLIPFLKPLYDYNWVVGFVGAFVVFAALSKSANNEEEASERRPSRIDPAAVDG; from the coding sequence ATGGCGCCGACACCCGCAGACCAGCGCGTGCACGACGACGGACGGGTCGAGCTCGACCCCGCCGACGTCGGGTCTCTCGAAGGCAGCCGGTTCTTCAACGAAGAGCTGGCCCCCGTCCCCGTCGACAAACGGACCTGGACCACCTACAACTACTTCGCGCTCTGGATGGGGATGGCGCACAACATCCCCAGCTACGCATTGGCCGCCTCACTCATCGCCCTGGGCATGAACTGGGTGCAGGCGCTGATCACGATCACCATCGGCAACCTGATCGTGCTCGTGCCGATGCTGCTCAACAGCCACGCCGGCACGAAGTACGGCATCCCGTTCCCGGTGTTCGCCCGCGCGTTCTACGGCCTGCGCGGCGCCAACCTGGCCGCGCTGCTGCGCGCGTTCATCGCGTGCGGCTGGTTCGGCATCCAGACCTGGGTCGGCGGCGAGGCCATCTACGTCATCCTCGGGCGCCTGCTCGGCTCGTGGTGGCGAGACTCCTCGGTGATCGCCGGCCAGCACTGGACGCTGTGGCTGTCCTTCGTGGTCTTCTGGATCGGCCAGATGCTCATCATCTGGCGCGGCATGGAGGCGGTCCGCCGGTTCGAGAACTGGACGGCGCCGCTGGTGTCCGTCGGCTTCCTGATCATGCTCGGGTACGTGCTGGTCAAGGCGGGCGGGCTCGGCCCGATCCTGTCCGACGGCGGCAAGCTCGGCTGGGGCCCGGACTTCTGGAAGGTGTTCGCGCCGTCGCTGATGGCGATGATCGCGTTCTGGTCGACGCTGTCGCTCAACATGCCGGACTTCACCCGCTTCGGCGGCAGCCAGCGCAAGCAGGTCCGCGGCCAGATCCTCGGCCTGCCCACCACGATGACGTTCATCGCGATCGTGGCCATCCTGACGACGTCGGGCGGCCACGTCCTCTACGGCGAGGACATCTGGGACCCGGCGCAGCTGGCCGACAAGTTCTCCAGCCCGGTCGTGGTGGTCGTCGCGCTGGTCGCGCTGGTGCTCGCCACGATCTCGGCGAACCTGGCGGCCAACGTCGTCAGCCCGTCCTACGACTTCTCGAACGCCTTCCCGAAGAAGATCACGTTCGCCGTCGGCGGCGGCATCACCGGCGTCATCGGCATCCTGATCCAGCCGTGGCGGCTCTACTCCGACCCGAACATCTACATCTTCGCCTGGCTCGGCTTCTACGGCGGCCTGCTCGGCGCGGTGGCCGGGGTGCTCGTCGCGGGCTACTGGGTGATCGCCCGCACCAAGCTCAAGCTGAAGGACCTCTACACACCCGATGGGGTGTATTGGTTCAGCGGCGGCTGGAACTGGCGCGCACTGGTCGCCACGCTGGTCGGAGCCGTCTTGGCGGTCGGCGGCGCGTACGGCGGGCCGTTCCCCGACGCCGGCCTGATCCCGTTCCTCAAGCCCCTTTACGACTACAACTGGGTGGTCGGCTTCGTCGGCGCGTTCGTCGTCTTCGCCGCCCTGTCCAAGTCCGCCAACAACGAGGAGGAAGCAAGTGAGCGTCGTCCGAGCCGGATTGATCCAGCAGCGGTGGACGGGTGA
- a CDS encoding response regulator transcription factor: protein MELGGRRVLVVEDDATIAASIAARLRAEGFTVDVAHDGPAAVEADAASEPDLVVLDVMLPGFDGLEVCRRIQGRRPVPVLMLTARADETDLLVGLGVGADDYLTKPFSMRVLTARVHALLRRVDRSASATGTRIVLGDLEIDVDQRRVARAGVAAQLTPIEFDLLVHFARRPRAVQPRERLLSEVWDWDVHGTSAGTRAVDSHIKALRRKLGADLIRTVHGVGYALEAGS from the coding sequence ATGGAACTGGGTGGACGGCGGGTGCTCGTCGTCGAGGACGACGCCACGATCGCCGCGTCGATCGCGGCCCGGCTGCGGGCCGAGGGGTTCACCGTGGACGTCGCCCACGACGGGCCGGCGGCGGTCGAGGCGGACGCGGCTTCGGAGCCGGACCTCGTGGTGCTGGACGTGATGCTGCCGGGGTTCGACGGCCTGGAGGTCTGCCGCCGGATCCAGGGCCGCCGTCCGGTGCCGGTCCTCATGCTGACCGCGCGCGCCGACGAGACGGACCTGCTGGTCGGGCTGGGGGTCGGCGCCGATGACTACCTCACGAAGCCGTTCTCGATGCGGGTGCTGACCGCGCGCGTGCACGCGCTGCTGCGGCGGGTCGACCGTTCGGCGTCCGCCACGGGCACGCGGATCGTGCTGGGCGACCTCGAGATCGACGTGGACCAGCGGCGGGTGGCGCGGGCGGGGGTGGCGGCGCAGCTGACGCCGATCGAGTTCGACCTGCTGGTGCACTTCGCGCGGCGGCCGCGGGCGGTGCAGCCGCGGGAACGGCTGCTGTCGGAGGTGTGGGACTGGGACGTCCACGGCACGTCCGCGGGCACCCGCGCGGTCGACAGCCACATCAAGGCGCTGCGGCGGAAGCTCGGGGCGGACCTGATCCGCACGGTGCACGGCGTCGGCTACGCGTTGGAGGCGGGATCGTGA
- a CDS encoding ATP-binding protein: protein MNLVPRPLDRIRSIKLKLAILMVASGGVAFAFFNWQIGWLPPKTTITAMVLALVLSQLLAHGMTRPLREMTAAARAMAKGDYTRRIRATTRDEVGSLASAFNQMAGDLGDADRQRRELIANVSHELRTPITALNGVLENLVDGVEDPDPATLKTALQQTERLATLVDELLDLSRLDAGAIPLHKTSFSLSSLLSEAVSEAALVRGVSFSVSAPDVLVTADRGRLFQVVANLLENAVRHGPAGGSVRVLAEVRPGEVRIDVCDEGPGIAPADRVRVFERFTRGERPSGGGTGLGLAIARWAVELHGGTIGVVDSSPGSRIRVTLPTG, encoded by the coding sequence GTGAACCTCGTGCCGCGGCCGCTGGACCGCATCCGGTCGATCAAGCTGAAGCTGGCGATCCTGATGGTCGCGTCCGGCGGCGTCGCGTTCGCGTTCTTCAACTGGCAGATCGGCTGGCTGCCGCCCAAGACGACGATCACCGCGATGGTGCTGGCGCTGGTGCTGTCGCAGCTGCTGGCCCACGGGATGACGCGGCCGTTGCGGGAGATGACGGCGGCGGCCCGTGCGATGGCGAAGGGCGACTACACGCGGCGGATCCGCGCGACCACGCGGGACGAGGTGGGCTCGCTCGCGTCGGCGTTCAACCAGATGGCGGGAGACTTGGGCGACGCGGACCGGCAGCGCCGCGAGCTGATCGCGAACGTGTCCCACGAGCTGCGGACGCCGATCACGGCGTTGAACGGCGTGCTGGAGAACCTGGTCGACGGCGTCGAAGACCCGGACCCGGCCACGTTGAAGACGGCGTTGCAGCAGACCGAGCGGCTGGCGACACTGGTGGACGAGCTCCTCGACCTGTCGCGGCTGGACGCGGGGGCGATCCCGCTGCACAAGACTTCGTTCTCGCTCTCTTCGCTGCTTTCGGAGGCGGTCTCCGAGGCGGCGCTGGTGCGCGGGGTGAGTTTTTCGGTGTCGGCTCCGGACGTACTGGTGACCGCGGACCGCGGGCGGCTGTTTCAAGTGGTGGCGAACCTGCTGGAGAACGCGGTCCGCCACGGCCCGGCGGGAGGTTCGGTGCGGGTGCTGGCCGAGGTCCGGCCGGGCGAGGTGCGCATCGACGTGTGCGACGAAGGGCCGGGGATCGCGCCCGCCGATCGGGTGCGGGTGTTCGAGCGGTTCACCCGGGGCGAGCGGCCGTCCGGCGGCGGGACGGGGCTGGGGCTGGCGATCGCCCGGTGGGCGGTGGAGCTGCACGGGGGGACCATCGGGGTGGTCGATTCTTCGCCGGGCTCCCGGATCCGGGTGACTTTGCCGACCGGCTGA
- a CDS encoding DUF4153 domain-containing protein gives MPGAPAPGGVAIAAPPVLLRELPPPKSATVPLPPAVLPAAAVAGIAGALVLPVDRPGIGWLLAALAITTAVAVANRGRFTWASASWALLALALLSVGTFRASGWLFALCVPAAIVAGSLAVVGPRTVHSVLYDMLALPLEALRAIPWAGRGLGRFAARRDGVARRIALAVLGAAVLVAVFVPLLASADAAFAAVVAAVIPDLSPAVLVRWGVVFAVVALLVAGACYFLAAPAEKAETESPKRTKYGLEWTVPLVVLILLFSVFVAVRLVVLFGGTEYVLRTSGLTSAEYARSGFWQLCAVTVLTLAIVAAALRWAPNATKADRLRQRVLLGALSALSLVLVGSALSRMGTYQEAYGFTVLRLLVEVCELWFGAVFVLVLLSLVRLRPAWLPRAAIGTAAVALLGLALLDPERLIAEANLDRAAAGKPLDHRYLAGFSADVVPVVEARLPEPLRTCVLRQVLAAGDTADGWPAWNLARASARDVPLGRCG, from the coding sequence ATGCCAGGAGCCCCAGCACCGGGCGGCGTAGCCATAGCCGCCCCACCCGTTCTCCTCCGCGAGCTCCCGCCACCCAAGTCCGCAACCGTCCCCCTGCCCCCGGCCGTCCTCCCCGCCGCCGCCGTGGCCGGGATCGCCGGGGCCCTCGTCCTCCCCGTAGACCGCCCCGGAATCGGCTGGCTCCTCGCCGCCCTCGCCATCACGACCGCCGTGGCCGTCGCCAACCGAGGTCGCTTCACCTGGGCAAGCGCGAGCTGGGCCCTCCTGGCCCTCGCCCTCCTGAGTGTCGGCACCTTCCGCGCCTCCGGCTGGCTCTTCGCCCTCTGCGTACCCGCCGCCATCGTCGCCGGCTCCCTGGCCGTCGTCGGTCCCCGGACCGTCCACAGTGTCCTCTACGACATGCTCGCGCTCCCCCTGGAAGCCCTCCGCGCCATCCCGTGGGCCGGTCGCGGGCTCGGGCGCTTCGCCGCCCGCCGGGACGGGGTCGCGCGGCGGATCGCGCTCGCCGTGCTCGGGGCCGCCGTGCTCGTCGCCGTCTTCGTTCCGCTGCTCGCCAGTGCCGATGCCGCCTTCGCCGCCGTCGTCGCCGCCGTGATTCCCGATCTCAGTCCCGCCGTGCTCGTGCGGTGGGGCGTGGTCTTCGCCGTCGTCGCGCTGCTCGTGGCCGGGGCGTGCTACTTCCTGGCCGCACCGGCCGAAAAAGCCGAAACAGAGAGTCCGAAAAGGACAAAATACGGTCTGGAATGGACGGTCCCGCTCGTCGTCCTCATCCTGCTGTTCAGCGTCTTCGTCGCCGTCCGGCTGGTCGTGCTCTTCGGCGGCACCGAATACGTCCTGCGCACCAGCGGCCTGACGTCGGCCGAGTATGCCCGCAGCGGCTTCTGGCAGCTCTGCGCCGTCACCGTGCTCACGCTCGCCATCGTCGCCGCGGCCCTGCGCTGGGCGCCGAACGCCACGAAAGCCGACCGGCTCCGGCAGCGCGTCCTGCTCGGCGCGCTGAGCGCGTTGAGCCTCGTGCTCGTCGGCTCGGCGCTCAGCCGCATGGGGACCTACCAGGAGGCGTACGGCTTCACCGTGCTGCGGCTGCTGGTCGAGGTCTGCGAGCTGTGGTTCGGCGCCGTGTTCGTCCTCGTCCTGCTGTCGCTGGTCCGGTTGCGCCCGGCGTGGCTGCCGCGCGCCGCGATCGGGACGGCTGCCGTCGCGCTGCTCGGGCTCGCCCTGCTCGATCCGGAACGGCTCATCGCCGAGGCCAACCTCGATCGGGCGGCCGCCGGGAAGCCGCTGGATCACCGGTACCTGGCCGGGTTCTCCGCCGACGTCGTGCCGGTCGTCGAGGCGCGGCTGCCGGAGCCGCTGCGCACCTGCGTGCTGCGGCAGGTGCTGGCCGCCGGCGACACCGCGGACGGCTGGCCCGCCTGGAACCTCGCCCGCGCTTCGGCACGTGACGTACCTCTCGGGCGCTGCGGCTGA
- a CDS encoding SSI family serine proteinase inhibitor → MSLSCLAPAQPPASTLQLTTHDTANRIGSVVLTCEPNGGTHPKRDKACAVLAGANGDFSKINARHQACTLIYAPVDVTAVGTWRGKPVSFHATYPNRCAADRDSDDVFAF, encoded by the coding sequence ATGAGCCTGAGCTGCCTCGCCCCCGCGCAGCCACCGGCGTCGACGCTGCAGCTGACCACCCACGACACCGCGAACCGGATCGGCTCGGTCGTGCTCACGTGCGAACCCAACGGCGGCACGCACCCGAAGCGCGACAAGGCGTGCGCGGTGCTCGCCGGCGCGAACGGCGACTTCTCGAAGATCAACGCCCGGCACCAGGCCTGCACGCTGATCTACGCCCCGGTGGACGTCACGGCGGTGGGCACCTGGCGCGGCAAGCCGGTGTCGTTCCACGCGACGTACCCGAACCGCTGCGCCGCCGACCGCGACTCGGACGACGTCTTCGCCTTCTGA
- a CDS encoding PucR family transcriptional regulator: protein MYPTVAEALALPVLRQGRPHVVAGAAGLDAPVRWAHVAEVADIAHLLRGGELVLTTGVALPDDGPALARYVADLAGVGAAGVVIELVRHWSDKLPAALVEAAEEHGLPLVTLSRETRFVSVTEAVNGQIVDAQVAELRAAERVHETFTALTVAGAEPGVVLGEVARLTELPVVLETLSHELLAYDAAGTDPAELLTGWPSRSRVVQVGERTGYHPGSGWLVTVVGARGHDWGRLVLVCADQPPHRHRVVAERAASALAVHRLVAKDSDGLERQAHRAVLTELLASPAPSSELLARASALAVPLAGRQLVGLAVRPRLTGTRPALSTPPVLRELAEATVLAARRAKVSALVATDDLGVRALLALSREANADAVLHRLATDVHEARGSAPGVLAVGTTVSSPAEAHRTLKEAAHVAAAALGAGDERVLHRLSDVRLRGLLHLLAGDERVTAFAHRELGPLLQRDAATGSRLVQALRHYCEQGGNKSAAAAAAHTSRTAYYQQLARIEQVLGVRLEDPESMLSLYVALLASDLTRPSEEDSPGRGAQ from the coding sequence ATGTACCCGACCGTCGCCGAGGCGCTCGCCCTGCCGGTGCTGCGCCAGGGCCGCCCGCACGTCGTCGCCGGCGCGGCCGGGCTGGACGCGCCGGTGCGCTGGGCGCACGTCGCCGAGGTCGCCGACATCGCGCACCTGCTGCGCGGCGGCGAGCTGGTGCTGACCACCGGGGTCGCCCTGCCCGACGACGGCCCGGCGCTGGCCCGCTACGTCGCCGACCTGGCCGGGGTCGGCGCCGCCGGCGTCGTGATCGAGCTGGTCCGGCACTGGAGCGACAAGCTGCCCGCCGCGCTGGTCGAGGCGGCCGAGGAGCACGGCCTGCCGCTGGTCACGCTCTCACGCGAGACGCGGTTCGTGAGCGTCACCGAAGCGGTGAACGGCCAGATCGTCGACGCCCAGGTCGCCGAGCTGCGCGCCGCCGAGCGCGTGCACGAGACGTTCACCGCGCTGACCGTCGCGGGCGCCGAACCCGGCGTCGTGCTGGGCGAAGTCGCGCGGCTCACCGAGCTGCCGGTGGTGCTCGAGACGCTGTCGCACGAGTTGCTCGCCTACGACGCGGCCGGCACCGACCCGGCCGAGCTGCTGACCGGCTGGCCGTCGCGCTCGCGGGTGGTCCAGGTCGGCGAGCGGACCGGTTACCACCCCGGGTCGGGCTGGCTGGTCACCGTGGTCGGCGCGCGCGGGCACGACTGGGGCCGGCTGGTCCTCGTCTGCGCCGACCAGCCGCCGCACCGGCACCGGGTGGTCGCCGAGCGGGCGGCGTCCGCGCTGGCCGTGCACCGGCTGGTCGCCAAGGACTCCGACGGCCTCGAACGGCAGGCCCACCGCGCGGTGCTCACCGAGCTGCTCGCCTCGCCGGCGCCGTCTTCGGAGCTGCTGGCGCGGGCCTCGGCGCTCGCCGTGCCGCTGGCCGGGCGGCAGCTGGTCGGGCTGGCGGTCCGGCCGCGGCTGACCGGCACCCGCCCGGCGCTGTCCACGCCGCCGGTGCTGCGCGAGCTGGCCGAGGCGACGGTGCTGGCGGCCCGCCGCGCGAAGGTGTCGGCGCTGGTCGCCACCGACGACCTCGGGGTGCGGGCGCTGCTCGCGCTGTCGCGGGAGGCGAACGCCGACGCCGTGCTGCACCGGCTCGCCACCGACGTCCACGAGGCCAGGGGCAGCGCGCCCGGCGTGCTCGCGGTCGGCACCACGGTGTCGTCGCCCGCCGAAGCGCACCGGACGTTGAAGGAGGCGGCGCACGTCGCGGCGGCCGCGCTCGGGGCGGGCGACGAGCGCGTGCTGCACCGCCTGTCCGACGTCCGCCTGCGCGGCCTGCTGCACCTGCTGGCGGGCGACGAGCGGGTGACGGCGTTCGCGCACCGGGAACTGGGCCCGCTGCTGCAGCGGGACGCCGCCACGGGCAGCCGGCTCGTCCAGGCGTTGCGGCACTACTGCGAGCAGGGCGGCAACAAGTCGGCGGCGGCCGCGGCCGCGCACACCTCCCGGACGGCGTACTACCAGCAGCTCGCCCGGATCGAGCAGGTCCTCGGCGTCCGGCTGGAGGACCCGGAGTCGATGCTCTCGCTCTACGTCGCCCTGCTGGCGTCGGACCTCACCCGGCCGAGTGAAGAAGACTCACCCGGACGTGGAGCACAGTGA
- a CDS encoding CoA-acylating methylmalonate-semialdehyde dehydrogenase, translated as MSDRISHWIDGKPFTGTPARSGDVFDPATGEVRAQVDFAGDAEIEAAVAAAKAALPGWRGTSLAGRTRVLFAFRELLSARKHELAKIITSEHGKVESDAAGEIARAIENVEYACGAAQLLKGGFSENASTGVDVYSIAQPLGVVGVISPFNFPAMVPLWFVPNALACGNTVVLKPSEKDPSAAVFIAELFAEAGLPAGALNVLHGDKAAVDGLLEHADVKAISFVGSTPIARYVYETGTRHGKRVQALGGAKNHMVVLPDADLDLAADAAVSAGFGSAGERCMAVSVVVAVDPVGDELVAKISERMARLRVGDGRDPESEMGPLVTKAHHERVASYVDAGVESGAALVVDGRGIEVPGDGFWLGPTLFDHVRPEMSIYTDEIFGPVLSVARAASYDDALALINANPYGNGTAIFTGDGAAARKFQNEVEVGMVGVNVPIPVPVGYYSFGGWKDSLFGDSHAYGPEGFHFFTRTKVVTSRWPDRSHAGVNLGFPRNS; from the coding sequence GTGAGCGACCGCATCAGCCACTGGATCGACGGCAAGCCGTTCACCGGGACGCCCGCGCGCAGCGGCGACGTGTTCGACCCGGCCACCGGCGAGGTCCGCGCGCAGGTCGACTTCGCCGGCGACGCCGAGATCGAAGCCGCCGTCGCCGCGGCCAAGGCGGCGCTGCCGGGCTGGCGCGGGACGTCGCTGGCGGGGCGGACGCGGGTGCTGTTCGCCTTCCGCGAGCTGCTCTCGGCCCGCAAGCACGAGCTGGCGAAGATCATCACGAGCGAGCACGGCAAGGTCGAGTCGGACGCGGCGGGGGAGATCGCCCGCGCGATCGAGAACGTCGAGTACGCCTGCGGCGCCGCCCAGCTGCTCAAGGGCGGTTTCAGCGAGAACGCCTCCACCGGCGTCGACGTCTACTCGATCGCCCAGCCGCTCGGCGTGGTCGGCGTGATCTCGCCGTTCAACTTCCCGGCCATGGTGCCGCTGTGGTTCGTCCCGAACGCGCTGGCCTGTGGGAACACCGTGGTGCTCAAGCCGAGCGAGAAGGACCCGTCGGCGGCGGTGTTCATCGCCGAGCTGTTCGCCGAAGCCGGGCTGCCCGCGGGCGCGCTCAACGTGCTGCACGGCGACAAGGCCGCGGTCGACGGCCTGCTGGAACACGCCGACGTCAAGGCGATCTCGTTCGTCGGCTCGACGCCGATCGCGCGCTACGTCTACGAAACCGGCACCCGGCACGGCAAGCGCGTCCAGGCGCTCGGCGGGGCCAAGAACCACATGGTCGTGCTGCCGGACGCCGACCTCGACCTCGCCGCGGACGCCGCGGTGTCGGCCGGGTTCGGCTCCGCGGGGGAGCGCTGCATGGCGGTGTCGGTGGTCGTCGCCGTCGACCCGGTCGGCGACGAGCTGGTCGCGAAGATCTCCGAGCGGATGGCGCGGCTGCGCGTCGGCGACGGCCGCGACCCCGAGTCCGAGATGGGCCCGCTGGTCACCAAGGCGCACCACGAGCGCGTGGCGTCCTATGTGGACGCCGGCGTCGAGTCGGGCGCGGCACTGGTCGTGGACGGCCGGGGCATCGAGGTGCCCGGCGACGGCTTCTGGCTCGGCCCGACGCTGTTCGACCACGTCCGCCCGGAGATGTCGATCTACACCGACGAGATCTTCGGCCCGGTGCTTTCGGTGGCGCGCGCGGCGTCCTACGACGACGCGCTGGCCCTGATCAACGCGAACCCGTACGGCAACGGCACGGCCATCTTCACCGGCGACGGCGCGGCCGCGCGGAAGTTCCAGAACGAGGTCGAGGTCGGCATGGTCGGCGTCAACGTGCCGATCCCGGTCCCGGTCGGCTACTACTCCTTCGGCGGCTGGAAGGACTCGCTGTTCGGCGACAGCCACGCGTACGGGCCGGAAGGCTTCCACTTCTTCACCCGGACGAAGGTCGTGACGTCGCGGTGGCCGGACCGCTCGCACGCCGGGGTGAACCTGGGCTTCCCGCGCAACTCCTGA
- a CDS encoding helix-turn-helix transcriptional regulator: MSTATVELAAFLRTRRERLDPRDFDLPVRRSRRTPGLRREEVAELAGVSVDYVVRLEQARGLRPSAAVVEALSGALRLTAAERAYFFDLARQRPRATGEPATTAVPSLARLVEDLSPLPAMLMNHRFDILAWNDGMARLLLDFGTLPPSRRNAMWLCLLHPEIREYYVDRERVVREGIAHLRTAWAAHPEDEVLTGLIAECTEGNEEFARLWAERDVQVNGRGSKVLRHPGAGVIAVDFEVLLPLQDTDQRLMIGRPADDESRSALAVRGGA, translated from the coding sequence ATGAGCACCGCCACCGTGGAGCTGGCCGCGTTCCTGCGGACCCGGCGGGAACGCCTGGACCCGCGTGACTTCGACCTGCCCGTGCGCCGGTCGCGGCGGACGCCGGGACTGCGCCGCGAAGAGGTCGCCGAGCTGGCCGGGGTCAGCGTCGACTACGTCGTGCGGCTGGAGCAGGCACGCGGGTTGCGGCCGTCGGCGGCCGTGGTGGAAGCGCTGTCCGGGGCGTTGCGCCTGACCGCAGCCGAGCGCGCCTACTTCTTCGACCTGGCCCGGCAGCGCCCCCGCGCCACCGGGGAACCCGCCACCACCGCGGTGCCGTCGCTCGCGCGGCTGGTCGAGGACCTCTCGCCGCTGCCGGCCATGCTGATGAACCACCGCTTCGACATCCTGGCCTGGAACGACGGGATGGCACGGCTGCTGCTGGACTTCGGCACCCTGCCGCCGTCGCGGCGCAACGCGATGTGGCTGTGCCTGCTGCACCCGGAGATCCGCGAGTACTACGTCGACCGCGAACGCGTCGTGCGCGAGGGGATCGCCCACCTGCGCACCGCGTGGGCCGCGCACCCCGAGGACGAGGTGCTGACCGGCCTGATCGCCGAATGCACCGAGGGCAACGAGGAGTTCGCGCGGCTGTGGGCCGAGCGGGACGTGCAGGTCAACGGCCGCGGGAGCAAGGTGCTGCGCCACCCCGGCGCCGGGGTGATCGCCGTGGACTTCGAGGTCCTGCTGCCCTTGCAGGACACCGACCAGCGGCTGATGATCGGCCGTCCCGCGGACGACGAAAGCCGTTCGGCCCTCGCCGTCCGCGGCGGCGCGTAG